The DNA segment CTTGTATTCAAGTAAGCAAATTCTGCATCATAGCAAATTCCTGAAAAATTATAAATACCGTCGGAAATATTCGCATAGAACAAATAAATTGTATCATTTCCATACTGCATTGCAGTGCCTGTTGGAGTGTATATTTCACGTATAATTTGCCTATTAGTTGATGACAGGCATGGTGTGTAGTTTGCTACAACTGTTGTATTTGGCAAATAGTAGGAAACCATATAGTGTTTAGGCAAATCAAAGCTCCACTCCGACGGCATGAAATTACTTATTGAGTATGGGGTCAGTGGTGTGTAATCAACCCCGCCGCTTATTTTCCCATTTGAATTTGAAACATTATAAGGAACTCTTCCTCCATTTCCTACAAAAAATCCGTTAATTGATGATGGGGTGCTTCCCCATATTCCAACACTTGCGTCTAAAACATTGAAATAAATGTTCCCCTGATTGATTCCATCTATCGTCGCATTATAGCTGTTGCTTCCATTCAAGTCCTGAACATAAAGACCTGAGGTATCGGTGAAATTGTTGAGGGAGAAGACGTTTCCTGATGAGTTGGTGTCAAGATAAGCCAAGGTGTTCGTTGGTGAAATGAGTGTATTTTGTATAATTTGGTTGGAAAGAGATGGCAAGTTATAGGAGCTTGCCCCTATAATATTTATTGGCCTCCATGATGAGTTTATTGTGTTTCCGACTATTCTGTTGTCCGACGATGAAAGGATATATATGCCTCCATTATTAGAGGAGATGTTATTGTTCCAAATGCTATTATAGGTTGCATTGAATTCTATTATCACTCCATGATGCCCTGCAGTTGTTATGTTGTTGTTTCTGAAAGTGTTATTAGACGAGTGCGTATAGATAAAAACAGCAGGCGCACTTCCAGAAACCGTTGGATTGAGAGATTGAATAGTATTGTTTTCAAATAGATTCTCTGACGAATAGGAAATTAAGAATATGCCAGCCGTATATCCAGAGGCTCCGCTTGAATTTGTCGCAATATAAGAGCTAACTACTGTATTTTTCTTTGCACCAGCGCCACTCAGATAAATCCCATGATTATTTCCGTATGAAACGGACGAGATGTTCTCAATGTAGTTCCCACCAGATTGTATCATTGACATCGCTCTTGCGTTTGACCTTATCAGCGAATCTTTGACTGTGTTGTTTTGCATAATTGGAGTATTTGAATACAAAGCTAATCCGTCTGATGTGTTGCCAGAAAGCCACGAGTTTGAAATATTGCACCGCAAGCTTTCATGCACCATCAAAGCCGCACCATTTGAAAATGAGGTTAGGTTTGAATTTGAAACCACCACATCATTTGCTCCCAATCTAACCACCATTGCCATGCCATACGGGAAAGAATAAGCAAGTGAAGTGTTTGCCGTTATGTTATCGACAGACGAAAATGATGCACCAGCTAAATCAACTCCAGTTGCAAATTTAGAGATAAGGCAGTTTCTAATCGTAGTGTTTTGTGAAGCAGAATATACACCATATGTGTTTGGGGCATTGTTTCCTTCTATTCTTTTGCCTTGGCAGTCTATTAAGGTATTAGGCCCACCATTTATTTGCACAGCGGTGACCCCGATTGCCAGCATCTCCACTCCGATGAACCTGTTATTAGCCGCATTGTTTGTAAGCTGTGTTCCAACACCAAATGTTGAGTTTATTATCGTGTTGTTTGTTGCACTATCAAAGACATTGCCGCTACCAGCCGAAGATGTTTTGGACACATTAATATAGGTTCCATTATGCGACTGATAAAGATAAAGCGGAGCGCCGCCTGTGCAAGAGACATTCTCAACTCTGTTGAAGTTGTTATTGGTAGAAGAGTGTATGCATATCCCGTTATTTGGCGCTACAATATCCACGTTGGAAACGTTGGAATAGCTTGCATAAAGCGCTAATGTTCTAAATGCACTTGTCAAGTTCAGGTTGCTCAAACGATGCCCCGAGCCTGATAGTGTTATTGCATATCCGTTTGAGGCCGTTGATACCGACTGGGTGTCCTCTATCACTGCTCCTGTTGCCCCTGCTATCTGAATGCCTGTTGAAAAGTTTGAGATTTGGCAATTAATTATGGTAGTGTTGGCGCTATTTGAGTATATGCCCAACGTGCCTGATGCATTTGCACCAATGATGCTTTTGCCTTGGCAATCAATTGAGTTATTCGGTGAAGTAACATATATTCCATGCGAAGCAAGAGGGGCAGAGATAGAATTATTGAATATTGTGTTCCTGCCTACTCCGCCCAAATTGATGCCTGCAATGTTCGCAGTTGCACCATTTCTATATGTGATTAGGCCGCTATTTCGTATTGTAACATTCTCTGCTGTGGATAGCAGATTAATTGCCGAATAAGTCCCGTTTGCAAATGAATTCTCAACAAGAGTATGCTTTGCAGTCAAATAAATAGCATCACGCGAGTTATAAGAGGAAACATTGCGTATAACATGATACATGCCTCCAACATTCAGGGTCCTATCATTTGCAGCCGCATTATAACTTGATGTATTAGTATTTTCAATAAGCCCGTTAGATGATGATGACGTGAATATTATCGCCTCATAAAATCCGTGTATTTGGCAGTTTCTAATTGTAGTGTTAAATTGGTTGGAATAGATGCCAACCGTGCTGGTTGAGTTGTTGCCAATAATTGAATATCCTTGGCAATCTATCTCCACGTTCGGAGCTTGAATATTCAGGCAAGTAGTGCCATTAATTCTTATATCCCCTGTTAGCCAATACTGCCCTGAAGACACAATGTTGCCGCACCCAGAAATCGACGGATTGAAGCTTCCTTGGTCGAAGTTGCGTGTTTTTATTGCAAGCAATCTAACTGAACCTGAATTTATTGGCGTAAATCGGTAAAAGTTCTTATAGCTTCTAACTGTCTTTACTTCACACACCTGTTGTGTAGTGCATTCTTCAAGCGATTTGCAATCATCACACCCACTATTATCTGCACATACCAGCTCATCTCGGCACACTGTTATTGTTTCCTCAACCTCTTTGCTAATAATGCCCAAGTTCCCTTTCCTATACTCTTTCTCCAGCACTTGCACACGCCCATTGAATATCTGAGGCAAGGCAGGAGTTGAAACCTTCGGTTGGATAAGGTAATAGTGCCATGTGCCAGAAGGAGTTATTTCAGAATAAACTTCTTGTGGAGTTATTTTATCCAATCCTGTTAGGCTTGTATTTGCAAGGGTAGCCTTTTCTATCGGAAATTCAAATGCAAAGATAGCACTAGCCAAAAGAAGCATAAGCGCCAATAATTTCACCATACCAACCCCCATGGCGATAGCCTCTCTGCATACTCAACTTCAAGGCATGCTATCAGGCCACTCATATAAACTCCTCAAATATTGATATACATTAGCGCAACACCAAGCACAAATAAGCTTATTCCGCCCATGAATAAAAGCGGAATTGGGAATAATGAATACATAATAATCATAGATAAAGCAGATGCAAGTGTTGAAATGCCAAGCTTTACAGACAATATATAGCTAATCCCAAAAGTAAATATTGGAATTATCAAGGCTAAATATGGGCTATTTATGCCAAAAATAACAGTATTGAAGAAATCAGAGTTATTTGCTTGTATAAGATAATAGGTTTTTGTGCATGTGTATATTAACTGCGTGCCATTATAACCAAATGCGGATATATTAGCATAGCCATAATTGCAATTTTCATTCGGGCAATAGGCGCATGATGGGCATATTGAATAATTGCTTATTGAAGTTAAATTCACAGAATAGCCGTTTTGAAGCGTTATTGTGTAATTATATTGTATTGAATCATTCTCAAATGTAGTAGGATATGCGCTTATAGAAAATGGTTCAGAATAGGTAATTGTAGCATTAGGCAAAACGCAATCAGCACCAAAAACCACTCCTATTAGCAACAATAGCCAAAGCATAATATCACGGCTCTATGAACACCCTCTGCCAAGTTATATAAAGCAGCACAATCGCATATACACCAACACCAATTGTAATTATTTGGCCTAAGGAGACCATTCCTGCATATAAATATGGATTAATGTAAAAAACTGGCGCTAATATAATATGCCAGATAATAAGCGGCAATTTAAGCAATAAGACCAGCAAGGAGAATAGAAGAGTAAGCCCGCCTAATATTATAGCAATTACGTCTCCACCCTCAGCCAAGCTTGAAGAAAACTGCTCCCACTCCTGATTTGCTGCCTGAAGCTCTGAAATATCCACAGTATAAGGAGAGCTGTAGGTATTGCCATAATTTGCAACAAGATAAACAACCCCTACGAACATAAGCCCCAAATAAAACCCTATATTCTTCAAGCTTCTTCGTGTAATTCTTGTCAATACAGATGCAGCAACAACAATTAATGAAATAAACACTGCATCAGCCACACGCATCATCTGGAACATATCGTTCAATACAATGATTCCAAGTGAAGCAGTCGGATATACCAGCCCAATAGCCACAAGCAAAACAGTAAATACCCCTCCAATCAGCTTGACAATGTTTGGGCTGAACATATCGGTAAAGAAATATGCATATTTGCCTACTTCATGATGGCAAAGAATATTATTGCCATCTTTAACAGTAATATTTGAATTGGCATTATATGATTTTGAAAGCGCATAAGAAGCCCCTGAATAATCAAGAGTTCCATTGACATAAACACCAAAATCAGACGGGGAAGATGTATAGATATCTATCACATAGCTGCTGCCGTTTATATAACAGTTTTTCTTCAAATATATTTTTGGCAAATGAATAGGTGCTGAATACGCTGATTGCTCATAAACATAAGCAGATATTGTATAGACATAATTCGGGTCGCAAATAAATGACGGCGCATAAAACCATGAATTATAATCAAAATCGTAAAAGTAAAGAACAGTATTATTCCGCAGCCTAACATAATTGGTTGTTG comes from the candidate division WOR-3 bacterium genome and includes:
- a CDS encoding right-handed parallel beta-helix repeat-containing protein, yielding MVKLLALMLLLASAIFAFEFPIEKATLANTSLTGLDKITPQEVYSEITPSGTWHYYLIQPKVSTPALPQIFNGRVQVLEKEYRKGNLGIISKEVEETITVCRDELVCADNSGCDDCKSLEECTTQQVCEVKTVRSYKNFYRFTPINSGSVRLLAIKTRNFDQGSFNPSISGCGNIVSSGQYWLTGDIRINGTTCLNIQAPNVEIDCQGYSIIGNNSTSTVGIYSNQFNTTIRNCQIHGFYEAIIFTSSSSNGLIENTNTSSYNAAANDRTLNVGGMYHVIRNVSSYNSRDAIYLTAKHTLVENSFANGTYSAINLLSTAENVTIRNSGLITYRNGATANIAGINLGGVGRNTIFNNSISAPLASHGIYVTSPNNSIDCQGKSIIGANASGTLGIYSNSANTTIINCQISNFSTGIQIAGATGAVIEDTQSVSTASNGYAITLSGSGHRLSNLNLTSAFRTLALYASYSNVSNVDIVAPNNGICIHSSTNNNFNRVENVSCTGGAPLYLYQSHNGTYINVSKTSSAGSGNVFDSATNNTIINSTFGVGTQLTNNAANNRFIGVEMLAIGVTAVQINGGPNTLIDCQGKRIEGNNAPNTYGVYSASQNTTIRNCLISKFATGVDLAGASFSSVDNITANTSLAYSFPYGMAMVVRLGANDVVVSNSNLTSFSNGAALMVHESLRCNISNSWLSGNTSDGLALYSNTPIMQNNTVKDSLIRSNARAMSMIQSGGNYIENISSVSYGNNHGIYLSGAGAKKNTVVSSYIATNSSGASGYTAGIFLISYSSENLFENNTIQSLNPTVSGSAPAVFIYTHSSNNTFRNNNITTAGHHGVIIEFNATYNSIWNNNISSNNGGIYILSSSDNRIVGNTINSSWRPINIIGASSYNLPSLSNQIIQNTLISPTNTLAYLDTNSSGNVFSLNNFTDTSGLYVQDLNGSNSYNATIDGINQGNIYFNVLDASVGIWGSTPSSINGFFVGNGGRVPYNVSNSNGKISGGVDYTPLTPYSISNFMPSEWSFDLPKHYMVSYYLPNTTVVANYTPCLSSTNRQIIREIYTPTGTAMQYGNDTIYLFYANISDGIYNFSGICYDAEFAYLNTSAISSQFLVAQPTMQINYSVFSIPNNQILQSQNLIQSAEYVFYPSFTNKTLKSTISNYGNVIVATKTVPALNNATNHNIQFAIPPGTYFTQFEVCNIYGECVNSEVRSFTIVADAKKPNESQAIPPIFVFIILVGIILYFAWKNR